In Rhodamnia argentea isolate NSW1041297 chromosome 4, ASM2092103v1, whole genome shotgun sequence, the following proteins share a genomic window:
- the LOC115757119 gene encoding uncharacterized protein LOC115757119 has protein sequence MNLVPSSDGASLATAMAVSGTLILFAIGFQKSYSTTRGIVDHIAEFSDPDIPSCTISGATKKKKKIKREKARRSVHFEEDVAGPDCYNEEFEIRRDGNNENDSKINDYRSSSSTKSKSSSKFGGMPANRAALYEAVLRDRIRHRVASCYR, from the exons ATGAACCTCGTCCCGAGCTCCGACGGAGCATCGTTGGCCACGGCCATGGCGGTCTCGGGCACGTTGATCCTCTTCGCCATAGGCTTCCAAAAGTCCTACTCGACCACCCGCGGCATAGTCGACCACATCGCTGAATTCTCGGACCCAGACATCCCGTCTTGCACGATCTCCG GCgcaaccaagaagaagaagaagatcaagagagagaaagcaaggcGGAGTGTCCACTTCGAAGAGGATGTTGCAGGCCCTGATTGTTACAATGAGGAGTTCGAGATTCGTCGTGACGGGAATAATGAAAACGATTCTAAAATTAATGATTATCGTTCTTCGTCAAGCACAAAGTCCAAAAGCTCGTCCAAGTTCGGAGGAATGCCAGCGAACAGAGCGGCGCTTTACGAAGCAGTTCTCAGGGATCGCATCCGTCACAGAGTGGCCAGTTGCTATCGATAA